Proteins encoded within one genomic window of Williamwhitmania sp.:
- a CDS encoding chemotaxis protein CheW: MSENDFSNVNSYLSFKLGEEEFAANVGKVLNILEMTKITEVPKAPNYMKGVINLRGAVLPVIDTRVKFGMSPAVYTPNTCIIVLDIDMDGESVHVGALVDSVQAVLELEKDKILPPPSIGSKYKSEFIEGVANVDDRFVMILDMDMVFSSNELTNMKDTAVETAKTADIEEVGM; encoded by the coding sequence ATGAGCGAAAATGACTTCTCAAATGTAAACTCTTACCTTTCGTTTAAACTGGGTGAAGAGGAATTTGCTGCCAATGTTGGCAAAGTATTGAATATCTTGGAGATGACTAAGATTACCGAAGTTCCAAAAGCTCCCAACTACATGAAAGGGGTAATCAATCTTCGTGGAGCAGTATTACCGGTAATTGACACGCGAGTAAAGTTTGGAATGTCTCCAGCAGTCTATACACCAAATACCTGTATTATTGTGCTCGATATCGATATGGATGGTGAATCGGTGCACGTTGGAGCTCTGGTTGATTCCGTGCAGGCAGTTTTGGAGCTGGAGAAGGATAAAATCCTCCCTCCACCAAGCATTGGAAGTAAGTATAAGTCTGAATTTATTGAGGGTGTTGCCAATGTTGATGACCGGTTTGTCATGATATTGGATATGGATATGGTTTTTTCGTCCAATGAGTTAACAAACATGAAAGACACCGCAGTGGAAACTGCAAAAACTGCAGACATTGAAGAGGTTGGCATGTAA
- a CDS encoding CheR family methyltransferase, which produces MDPLLNKAFSAQLSDIEFSRLSDFIYKESGIKMPPIKRIMLQSRLQKRLRELKMMSFKEYCDYVFSKSGQIGEIVHMLDVVSTNKTDFFREPVHFDFLQEVVLPEFYGQNTTHRQMKVWSAGCSSGEEPYTISIVMTDFAEEHTGFDFSILGTDLSTQILQKANNAVYNYDRVEAIPLDIKKRHFLKSKDREKPTVKLAPHIRKRVRFSRLNFMDTSYDISDVFDVVFCRNVLIYFDRITQEKVINKLCTKLKPGGYFFLGHSESIMSMNVPLVQVKPTIFKRI; this is translated from the coding sequence TTGGATCCATTGCTTAATAAGGCCTTCAGCGCACAACTTAGTGATATCGAGTTCAGTCGGTTAAGCGATTTTATTTACAAGGAAAGCGGCATAAAAATGCCACCCATAAAACGAATCATGCTTCAGAGCAGGCTTCAAAAAAGGCTTCGCGAACTTAAGATGATGTCGTTTAAGGAGTATTGCGATTATGTGTTTAGCAAAAGTGGGCAGATTGGCGAGATTGTGCACATGCTCGACGTAGTAAGTACAAACAAAACAGACTTTTTCCGTGAACCGGTCCACTTTGATTTTCTTCAGGAAGTTGTTTTACCAGAGTTTTATGGCCAAAACACTACGCATCGACAGATGAAGGTATGGAGTGCTGGTTGTTCCAGCGGTGAGGAGCCATACACAATTTCTATTGTAATGACCGATTTTGCTGAGGAGCATACAGGTTTTGACTTTTCTATTCTTGGAACCGATTTGTCGACTCAAATTCTACAAAAGGCTAATAATGCCGTATACAATTATGATCGGGTTGAAGCAATTCCTCTGGATATAAAAAAACGTCATTTTTTGAAGAGCAAGGATCGCGAGAAACCTACCGTAAAGCTTGCCCCGCATATCCGTAAGCGAGTTCGCTTTTCAAGGTTAAACTTTATGGATACCAGCTATGATATTTCTGATGTTTTTGATGTTGTTTTTTGCAGAAATGTGCTGATTTACTTTGATAGAATAACTCAGGAGAAGGTAATTAACAAGCTCTGCACAAAGCTGAAACCAGGAGGCTACTTTTTCCTTGGGCATAGCGAGTCTATAATGAGCATGAATGTACCACTGGTTCAGGTAAAACCTACTATTTTTAAACGTATTTAG
- a CDS encoding PAS domain S-box protein: MSGELSNSKVIRLTINGVLIGLAALLLAFFFEAFRTNNAISLSGFIAIHRNNPIFYFIDLMPLFFGALSFYFGGKVVLKVLEADRFLEEDESRKRRLYRFVERIRNGEIDADYVADDGDALGKAIVNLRDNLKSSKIEELARKKEDEQRAWIAEGLAMFGEILRANNDSMEELSYGIVSQLVKYVGAIQGGFYLLEDEHENDKHFRMTASYAYERRKYADKRLEWGEGMVGACALEGDTIHLKKVPNNYLTITSGLGNATPDNLLIVPLKVNGEIHGVIEIASFKPFEKYEIEFVEKIAENSATTISSVKINIRTAQLLRDSRERAEAMIEQETQLRQNMEELQATQEEAARQAEKFISFTNSVNHTLIRAEYDVNGILLYANTQFLQELEYTSNSEVEGQHISMFINKKDRVWFDDLWLSLATGGKHFEGDMKLVTNSGKDLWTIATYTCVRNAMGGVEKILFLAIDTTEQKKQSLDYEGQINAFNRSNMKADFTPIGDIIDANEKFLVALGYTSIEVRNKTVFDFPPEVERKSLEKVWDDVTHGIPNEGAMRMLTKSGEERWIRGTFTAVNDMYDEIAKVVFIGHDITREKLMELETKRQTEILRQQEEQLRQNEIELNRKLRDAREEVKNQFKEIEKVKIRNEKTLEGVLDSVVTIDQQGVIEFFNKAAEQLFGYDRNEVLGKNIRVLFPGDAAKRDEFIATYVDPDKLKIIGQRKEITIMNKMGDEIPVLILLSEARVGKEYTYTAFIQNISVDLF; encoded by the coding sequence ATGAGCGGCGAACTTTCCAATTCAAAAGTTATTAGGTTAACTATTAACGGAGTTCTTATAGGTTTGGCAGCACTCTTGCTTGCCTTCTTTTTTGAGGCTTTTCGGACAAACAACGCCATTTCATTGTCTGGCTTTATTGCTATTCACCGGAATAATCCAATATTCTACTTTATTGATCTGATGCCATTATTCTTTGGAGCCCTCTCTTTTTATTTTGGAGGTAAGGTTGTCTTAAAAGTGTTGGAGGCTGATCGTTTCTTAGAAGAGGACGAATCAAGAAAAAGGAGGCTTTACCGCTTCGTAGAGCGCATTAGGAATGGTGAAATTGATGCTGATTATGTTGCCGACGATGGAGATGCGCTGGGCAAGGCAATTGTAAACCTACGCGACAACTTAAAATCGAGCAAAATTGAAGAATTAGCTCGTAAAAAGGAAGATGAGCAGCGCGCTTGGATAGCCGAAGGTTTGGCTATGTTTGGTGAGATCTTGCGTGCAAATAATGACAGCATGGAGGAGCTCTCCTACGGTATTGTTAGCCAACTGGTAAAGTATGTAGGTGCCATACAGGGCGGTTTTTACTTACTTGAGGATGAGCACGAAAACGATAAGCATTTTCGGATGACGGCCAGCTATGCCTATGAGCGTAGAAAATATGCCGATAAAAGACTTGAGTGGGGAGAGGGAATGGTGGGAGCATGTGCACTTGAAGGCGATACAATTCATCTGAAAAAGGTTCCAAACAACTACTTAACAATAACATCTGGGTTGGGGAATGCAACTCCTGATAATTTGCTAATTGTTCCACTAAAAGTTAATGGTGAAATACATGGAGTAATTGAGATTGCTTCATTCAAGCCATTTGAAAAGTATGAAATTGAGTTTGTTGAGAAGATAGCCGAAAACAGCGCTACTACCATTTCTAGTGTAAAGATAAACATCAGAACGGCTCAGCTTTTAAGAGATTCACGCGAGCGAGCCGAGGCAATGATAGAGCAGGAGACTCAGCTACGACAAAACATGGAGGAACTGCAGGCGACACAAGAAGAGGCTGCTCGGCAGGCTGAAAAGTTTATCAGTTTTACGAATTCTGTAAATCACACCCTTATACGGGCAGAATATGACGTGAATGGAATTTTGCTATATGCAAATACACAATTTCTGCAAGAATTGGAGTACACCTCCAATAGCGAAGTTGAGGGCCAACATATTTCAATGTTCATCAATAAAAAGGATCGCGTTTGGTTCGACGATCTTTGGCTAAGTCTAGCAACGGGTGGGAAACACTTTGAGGGTGACATGAAGTTGGTCACCAACAGTGGAAAGGATTTGTGGACCATTGCAACTTACACTTGCGTGCGAAACGCCATGGGCGGAGTTGAAAAAATTCTATTTTTGGCTATTGATACTACCGAACAGAAGAAGCAAAGTCTTGACTATGAGGGGCAGATAAATGCTTTTAATCGGAGTAACATGAAGGCTGATTTTACTCCTATTGGTGATATTATCGACGCTAACGAAAAATTTCTGGTAGCTCTAGGTTACACCTCCATTGAAGTTCGCAACAAAACGGTTTTTGATTTCCCTCCGGAGGTAGAAAGAAAATCGCTGGAGAAGGTCTGGGACGATGTAACGCATGGAATTCCCAACGAGGGTGCCATGCGAATGCTTACAAAGAGTGGTGAGGAGCGCTGGATAAGGGGGACCTTTACTGCTGTTAACGACATGTACGACGAAATTGCCAAGGTTGTTTTCATTGGCCATGATATTACGCGCGAAAAGTTGATGGAGCTTGAGACTAAGCGACAAACTGAAATTCTCCGGCAGCAGGAAGAGCAGCTGCGACAAAATGAGATTGAGCTCAATCGAAAGCTCCGTGATGCTCGAGAAGAGGTTAAAAACCAGTTTAAGGAGATTGAGAAAGTTAAAATTAGAAATGAAAAAACTTTGGAGGGCGTTCTTGATTCAGTTGTTACCATTGATCAGCAGGGAGTTATAGAATTTTTCAACAAAGCTGCAGAGCAACTATTTGGCTACGATCGGAACGAGGTTCTGGGCAAAAATATCCGTGTTCTTTTCCCCGGTGATGCCGCTAAGCGTGATGAATTTATTGCCACCTATGTCGATCCTGATAAGTTGAAAATCATAGGACAACGCAAGGAGATTACCATTATGAATAAGATGGGTGATGAGATTCCTGTGCTGATTTTGCTATCTGAAGCTCGGGTAGGGAAGGAATATACCTATACTGCCTTTATCCAAAACATTTCTGTTGACCTTTTTTGA
- a CDS encoding response regulator — MAKVILIVDDSESIREVVSFTLENEGFNVLAAVDGKDALRFLDNSPIDLIITDLHMPNMDGIALIKEVRAMEFYKHVPILFLTTESQAAKKMEAKEAGATGWIIKPFVPTKLIAALSKVMR, encoded by the coding sequence ATGGCAAAAGTAATTTTAATAGTAGATGATTCGGAAAGCATACGGGAAGTCGTAAGCTTTACGCTTGAAAATGAGGGCTTTAATGTCCTTGCTGCAGTAGATGGGAAGGATGCCTTACGTTTTTTGGATAATTCGCCTATTGACCTGATAATAACTGATTTGCACATGCCAAATATGGATGGTATAGCGCTTATTAAGGAAGTTCGGGCTATGGAATTCTACAAGCATGTTCCAATTCTCTTCCTAACCACTGAATCTCAAGCAGCCAAGAAGATGGAGGCTAAGGAAGCCGGTGCAACCGGATGGATTATTAAGCCATTTGTTCCGACCAAACTTATTGCTGCACTATCAAAGGTTATGAGGTGA
- a CDS encoding DUF4407 domain-containing protein, whose product MTTRSYSRRSSLPFFYRVFCWCSGARLYLLERCPSDLNKFLGIGAVILMTGILASLSGGYAIYTIFRNPLLAALFGMLWGLLIFFLDFFLVSSLKKQDRVSKEMPFAIPRIILAILIAIVISKPIELKLFEREINVEIEAMQSSKNLEISDLVDKEFGEISQLTQENERLKAGIAAKEQSRNQLFDMIVAEAEGKSPTGKVGKGPVYSEKKAEFDKTERELEAVRKENQTQLVRNNQRIEVLTKQRDERLAQTTQTSSRANGFLARLEAMSNISSKSSIVSIASWFITLLFIVVEASPIIVKLLSKRGPYDFLLEAEEFQKEAEASIIIENIRFGHEESIDVDREVARIKFKSEISLQSQFISEEAEVRRELFRRRLKTFEEAGKVPKCDLKLVPEAVDGAEEENSEEVLTESAANVELIESVTASDEAEQKQIVVDSPVEKNSSLPLLERCIEGRIEPIHKNGDEK is encoded by the coding sequence ATGACAACCAGAAGTTATTCACGCAGATCCTCCCTTCCTTTCTTCTACCGCGTGTTTTGTTGGTGCTCAGGTGCAAGACTTTATCTGCTGGAGCGCTGTCCTTCCGATTTGAATAAGTTTTTGGGAATTGGGGCAGTAATTCTTATGACTGGCATCTTAGCCTCATTGTCGGGGGGATATGCCATTTACACCATTTTTAGAAATCCGCTGCTTGCTGCTTTGTTTGGTATGCTTTGGGGGCTGCTCATTTTTTTTCTTGATTTTTTTCTAGTTTCAAGTCTAAAGAAGCAGGATCGCGTTTCAAAGGAGATGCCTTTTGCCATACCCCGCATTATACTGGCTATTCTCATTGCTATTGTAATTTCAAAACCAATTGAACTCAAACTCTTTGAGCGGGAAATTAATGTCGAAATTGAGGCGATGCAGTCCTCTAAAAATCTAGAGATTTCGGATCTCGTCGATAAAGAATTTGGGGAGATCAGCCAGCTTACTCAGGAAAATGAACGGCTTAAGGCTGGTATTGCAGCCAAGGAACAAAGTCGGAATCAACTCTTCGATATGATTGTTGCTGAGGCAGAAGGTAAAAGTCCTACCGGAAAAGTTGGCAAGGGACCAGTTTATTCAGAAAAAAAGGCCGAGTTTGATAAAACAGAGAGGGAACTTGAGGCTGTTCGTAAAGAGAACCAAACACAACTGGTCCGCAATAATCAACGTATTGAAGTATTAACGAAACAACGTGATGAGCGACTGGCACAAACTACCCAAACGAGTAGTCGTGCCAATGGCTTCCTCGCTCGGTTGGAGGCAATGTCCAACATCTCATCCAAGAGTTCTATAGTAAGTATTGCTAGCTGGTTTATTACTCTGCTTTTTATTGTAGTAGAAGCATCTCCCATAATTGTCAAGCTTCTCTCCAAAAGAGGTCCCTACGATTTCTTGCTGGAGGCGGAAGAATTTCAGAAGGAAGCTGAGGCCAGTATTATAATAGAAAATATCCGTTTTGGACACGAGGAAAGCATCGATGTCGATAGAGAAGTGGCTCGCATAAAGTTTAAGAGCGAGATATCGTTGCAGTCACAGTTTATTTCCGAGGAAGCAGAGGTGCGCCGTGAGCTATTTCGGAGGCGATTAAAAACGTTTGAAGAGGCAGGCAAGGTGCCTAAGTGTGATTTAAAGTTAGTTCCTGAGGCTGTCGATGGTGCTGAAGAAGAAAATTCGGAGGAGGTTCTTACTGAGAGTGCCGCTAATGTTGAGCTAATTGAGAGCGTTACTGCAAGTGATGAAGCTGAACAAAAGCAGATAGTGGTTGACTCCCCCGTGGAAAAAAACAGTTCATTGCCACTTCTAGAACGTTGCATCGAAGGCCGTATTGAGCCTATTCATAAAAATGGTGACGAAAAGTAG
- a CDS encoding HAMP domain-containing sensor histidine kinase, whose protein sequence is MKKLTDEELINELTKRFEENKRSFLEMQELNKEFQLVNKKLEESESLKSHFISNITNEIVNPFTSIIGLSRAILSVDKENWKKVISMVALIHTEAFHLDFQLRNIFVAAKIEAGEVVPEVMEVDIRSLIDSVIDAYKIEAKKKRVVISAKFGIPGYSGVGPYNFKTDPEKLKLILSNLISNAVKYSFDDGTIELNILRDSNVLAISVVDHGTGVSEINQSIIFDRFKRVDTGINSINRGHGLGLSINRALLDVLDGSIEVSSQEGHGATFTISIPEATNASEGFAADDNEFFFGEEPQVF, encoded by the coding sequence ATGAAAAAGTTAACGGACGAAGAGCTGATTAATGAGTTAACTAAGAGATTCGAAGAGAATAAGCGATCATTCTTGGAGATGCAAGAGCTGAATAAGGAGTTTCAGCTGGTAAATAAAAAGTTGGAGGAGAGTGAATCGCTAAAAAGTCACTTTATCTCCAACATTACCAACGAAATTGTCAATCCATTTACCTCCATTATTGGTCTTTCGCGTGCAATTCTTTCGGTGGATAAGGAGAACTGGAAGAAGGTAATATCCATGGTTGCGCTTATACACACGGAGGCTTTTCATCTCGATTTTCAGCTTAGGAATATTTTTGTTGCTGCAAAAATTGAGGCCGGAGAAGTGGTTCCTGAGGTAATGGAGGTTGATATACGGAGTTTGATCGACAGCGTGATTGATGCCTACAAGATTGAGGCGAAGAAAAAAAGGGTTGTCATTTCTGCCAAATTTGGCATTCCGGGATACTCGGGTGTTGGTCCATACAATTTTAAAACAGACCCAGAGAAGTTGAAGCTAATTCTTTCCAACCTCATAAGTAATGCTGTAAAGTATTCGTTCGATGATGGAACTATTGAACTGAATATTTTAAGAGATAGTAACGTTCTTGCAATTTCGGTTGTTGATCACGGGACTGGAGTTTCTGAGATTAACCAATCCATCATTTTTGATAGATTTAAGCGGGTAGATACAGGAATAAATTCTATCAATCGTGGGCATGGGTTGGGCTTATCCATCAACAGGGCGCTGCTTGATGTGCTAGATGGGTCTATTGAGGTATCGAGCCAGGAGGGACATGGTGCAACTTTTACTATTTCCATCCCTGAGGCTACCAATGCTAGTGAAGGATTTGCCGCCGATGATAATGAGTTCTTCTTTGGAGAAGAACCGCAAGTGTTTTAG
- a CDS encoding chemotaxis protein CheD → MEQLPIHFLYPAAMFIDKTPHKVHTILGSCVAVCLYDPVMRIGGINHYMLPYWNGQGLASPKYGNIAIDRLVEKMLSFGCLKVNLKAKVFGGGEVIETINNQFQIGERNIMVARDLLRDHGIVTIGSSVGGKLGRKIEFDTHTGEVRMRFIEKQVITLNNK, encoded by the coding sequence ATGGAGCAGCTCCCAATTCATTTTTTATACCCTGCGGCCATGTTTATCGACAAGACTCCCCATAAGGTGCACACCATTCTGGGCAGTTGCGTGGCTGTTTGTCTATACGACCCGGTTATGCGAATAGGAGGAATAAATCATTACATGCTGCCATACTGGAATGGGCAAGGACTTGCATCACCAAAATATGGTAATATTGCCATTGATCGGTTGGTAGAAAAAATGTTATCTTTTGGATGTCTTAAAGTTAACTTGAAGGCAAAGGTTTTTGGAGGTGGGGAGGTTATAGAAACCATTAATAACCAGTTTCAAATTGGTGAACGGAACATAATGGTTGCCCGCGATTTACTCCGTGACCATGGAATTGTAACCATTGGATCAAGCGTAGGCGGTAAGTTGGGACGAAAGATAGAATTTGATACGCATACGGGTGAAGTTAGAATGAGGTTTATTGAAAAGCAGGTAATCACGTTAAACAACAAGTAA
- a CDS encoding chemotaxis response regulator protein-glutamate methylesterase, which translates to MSEKIKVLIVDDSAVVRQTLSRIITCDPDLEVLSTAADPFFAAKKISEHLPDVITLDVEMPRMDGLTFLRRIMSQHPIPVVIISSLTESGTETGMKALEYGAVEIITKPQMNTKQFIEESSIRICDAIKAASHARIQRRRYVEPTVMQVEPKLSADAVIPKTLLTHSMIKTTEIVVAVGASTGGTEAIATFLKALPPDCPGIIIVQHMPEKFTTSFANRLNEICQISVKEASNGDTVIRGQALIAPGNFHMLLKRSGARYYVEVKEGPFVNRHRPSVDVLFRSTAQYAGPNAIGIIMTGMGDDGARGLLEMKEAGAKTIAQDEKSCIVFGMPKEAIRLGAADKVLPIEAIASYIIKPH; encoded by the coding sequence ATGTCGGAGAAGATAAAAGTTTTGATTGTTGATGATTCTGCGGTTGTTCGTCAAACCTTAAGTCGGATTATCACATGCGACCCTGATCTGGAAGTTCTGTCTACTGCAGCTGATCCATTCTTTGCAGCAAAAAAAATTTCGGAACACTTGCCCGATGTAATTACGCTCGATGTTGAAATGCCCAGGATGGATGGACTAACATTTTTGCGGAGGATTATGTCGCAGCATCCTATACCGGTAGTCATTATTTCGAGCCTAACTGAGTCGGGAACAGAAACTGGGATGAAGGCGCTGGAATACGGTGCCGTGGAGATTATAACTAAGCCTCAAATGAACACGAAACAGTTCATAGAGGAATCGAGCATTCGCATTTGCGACGCTATTAAGGCTGCTTCCCATGCACGAATCCAACGGCGTCGATATGTTGAACCTACCGTAATGCAGGTTGAACCAAAACTTTCTGCTGATGCAGTAATTCCAAAGACTTTATTAACACATAGCATGATTAAAACCACCGAGATAGTGGTTGCCGTTGGTGCTTCAACTGGAGGAACAGAGGCTATTGCTACTTTTTTGAAGGCTTTACCTCCCGATTGTCCTGGCATTATTATCGTTCAACACATGCCCGAGAAATTTACTACTTCCTTTGCCAATCGGCTCAATGAAATTTGCCAAATTTCTGTTAAAGAGGCCAGTAATGGTGATACTGTAATTCGTGGTCAAGCGTTGATAGCACCCGGCAACTTCCATATGCTGCTCAAACGCAGTGGCGCTCGCTACTATGTGGAGGTGAAGGAGGGACCATTTGTAAATCGGCATCGCCCATCTGTTGATGTTCTTTTTCGAAGCACAGCTCAGTATGCGGGTCCCAATGCCATTGGGATTATCATGACTGGTATGGGCGATGATGGCGCTCGTGGATTACTAGAGATGAAGGAGGCTGGTGCAAAAACCATTGCTCAGGATGAAAAATCGTGTATCGTTTTTGGCATGCCCAAGGAAGCCATCAGGCTAGGGGCTGCAGACAAGGTGCTTCCCATTGAGGCTATAGCTTCCTATATTATAAAACCTCATTAG
- a CDS encoding STAS domain-containing protein: protein MKKLTYKVILPLPEDKDNAKASIVLGGDLTINTAKELSAKLAKVIVDHENFHIKIAAVENLDLAFLQVIHSFVVSAKEKGKTVTISSSLSPEISLLVKNSGLSRILSPEVKM, encoded by the coding sequence ATGAAAAAGTTGACTTATAAGGTAATTCTACCTCTGCCTGAAGACAAAGACAATGCAAAAGCATCTATTGTTTTAGGTGGTGATCTTACAATTAATACAGCCAAGGAGCTCTCAGCGAAATTGGCCAAGGTAATCGTTGATCATGAGAACTTCCATATTAAAATTGCTGCTGTTGAAAACCTTGATCTAGCCTTTCTTCAAGTGATTCACTCCTTTGTTGTTTCGGCCAAGGAAAAGGGAAAGACGGTGACAATTTCTTCCTCTCTTAGTCCAGAAATCTCACTACTTGTAAAGAATAGTGGGCTATCTCGTATATTATCACCTGAAGTTAAAATGTAA
- a CDS encoding chemotaxis protein CheA, whose amino-acid sequence MDNFKKKFIEEAYDLIDSLEKSLLVLEDNPEDIQIIQQVFRIMHTLKGNSAMFGFVSIDQFTHNLETLYDSIRNGKLKVNRSILDITLESVDHLKRLLDEDSEKDVDVDRQHQALLDRMAQIVVGDPTPSSEQKLDKPSGSTPDGNAKTYFIYFEPKEEIFRNGTNPLYLIDELHTLGHAISFAHLTKVPRIADIAFDQCYTYWEILLATPYDVGAISDVFIFVEDESTLEISQISNKNLLADNDFLAALNGIAAEGNDIGIAAVQKLASRAKNTKVKAQLEMANNGKSKPKDTIISSIRVSADKLDQLMNLVSELVTTQARLSLFAEQNPVPGLLAISENVQKLSRQLRDNAFSIVLIPIDNMLTRFQRLVRDLSKELGKDVVFLTEGAETELDKTIIEGLTDPLMHILRNSLDHGIEDAAVRKQMGKPAQGKIILKAFYSGANVHIQIYDDGAGIDPEKIRHKAISQGIITPEKKLTNKEIFDIIFLPGFSTATKVTDVSGRGVGMDVVRRKIAEIRGEVEVDSELGVGTTITIKLPLTLSIIDGLLVKIEDTSFVIPLSVVDKIFAIEHAQLVNKFNNLIILDGAQVPFFYLREEFNMDVNNADHFEEIVVVKFEEKRVGLAVDTVIGEYQAVLKPLGKHFKSHEMISGATILGDGTVALVMDTNKMIKTFLSKAPTDE is encoded by the coding sequence ATGGATAACTTTAAGAAAAAATTTATAGAGGAGGCCTACGATTTAATCGACAGCCTCGAAAAGTCCCTCTTGGTACTTGAAGACAATCCTGAGGACATCCAGATAATTCAGCAGGTATTTCGAATTATGCATACCCTTAAAGGGAATAGTGCCATGTTTGGTTTCGTAAGCATCGATCAGTTTACGCATAATTTGGAAACGCTCTACGATTCCATTCGAAACGGTAAGCTTAAGGTTAACAGATCAATATTGGATATTACGCTTGAATCAGTGGACCATCTAAAGCGACTGCTGGACGAGGATTCTGAAAAGGATGTTGATGTGGACCGTCAGCATCAGGCGCTACTTGATCGCATGGCACAAATTGTTGTTGGTGATCCTACTCCTTCTTCGGAGCAGAAGTTGGATAAGCCTTCTGGAAGTACTCCGGATGGAAATGCAAAGACTTACTTCATCTATTTTGAGCCTAAGGAGGAGATTTTTCGAAATGGGACTAATCCCCTCTATTTAATTGATGAGCTTCATACCCTAGGGCATGCTATTTCTTTTGCTCATCTTACTAAAGTTCCGCGGATTGCAGATATTGCATTTGACCAGTGCTACACCTATTGGGAAATTTTATTGGCAACCCCTTATGATGTTGGTGCAATAAGTGATGTTTTCATCTTCGTGGAGGATGAGTCAACGCTTGAAATTAGCCAGATAAGCAATAAAAATCTACTGGCGGATAACGATTTTCTTGCTGCACTTAATGGAATTGCAGCCGAGGGGAACGATATCGGTATCGCTGCAGTTCAAAAATTAGCTTCTCGGGCGAAAAACACTAAGGTTAAAGCTCAGCTAGAAATGGCCAACAATGGAAAGAGTAAACCCAAGGATACAATAATATCCAGCATTCGCGTTTCCGCTGATAAGCTTGACCAACTCATGAACCTTGTAAGCGAATTAGTTACTACACAGGCGCGGTTGAGCTTGTTTGCAGAGCAGAATCCGGTTCCTGGATTGCTGGCCATTTCGGAGAATGTACAGAAACTTTCCCGACAATTGCGCGATAATGCATTTAGCATTGTGCTCATTCCCATTGATAACATGCTGACCCGCTTTCAGAGACTCGTCCGTGACCTTTCAAAAGAACTTGGAAAGGATGTGGTCTTTCTTACGGAGGGTGCGGAAACCGAACTTGATAAAACCATAATTGAGGGGCTTACCGATCCGTTGATGCATATATTAAGGAATAGCCTTGATCATGGTATTGAGGATGCGGCAGTAAGAAAGCAGATGGGAAAGCCTGCTCAAGGTAAGATCATTCTAAAAGCCTTCTATTCTGGTGCAAATGTTCATATTCAAATTTACGATGACGGTGCAGGTATCGACCCTGAAAAGATACGCCATAAGGCTATTTCCCAAGGGATTATTACTCCAGAAAAAAAGTTAACAAACAAGGAAATATTCGATATCATTTTTCTGCCCGGTTTTTCCACAGCCACTAAGGTAACCGATGTATCCGGTCGCGGTGTTGGTATGGATGTGGTAAGGCGAAAGATTGCTGAAATTAGAGGTGAGGTTGAGGTGGATTCAGAGTTGGGCGTTGGTACAACTATAACTATTAAGTTACCACTTACCTTATCCATAATTGACGGTTTACTTGTAAAAATAGAGGATACGTCATTTGTTATTCCGCTCTCGGTTGTGGATAAAATATTTGCCATCGAACATGCACAGTTGGTGAACAAATTCAACAATCTGATTATTCTAGATGGGGCACAGGTGCCATTCTTCTATCTTCGTGAAGAATTTAATATGGATGTGAACAATGCCGATCACTTTGAGGAGATCGTGGTGGTGAAATTTGAGGAGAAACGGGTAGGACTGGCCGTTGATACTGTGATTGGTGAGTACCAAGCGGTGCTAAAACCCTTGGGAAAACACTTCAAATCGCACGAGATGATATCTGGCGCCACAATCTTAGGCGACGGAACAGTTGCCTTGGTAATGGATACTAATAAAATGATTAAAACCTTTCTTTCAAAAGCACCGACTGACGAGTAG